One genomic window of Thermoplasmata archaeon includes the following:
- a CDS encoding D-aminoacylase, with amino-acid sequence MAFDLVVRGGRVLDGTGAPWRIADLGIRRGKIDRIGRLGRVRASREIDASGMYVAPGFIDIHTHSDVGILVEPTAECAVRQGVTTHVIGNCGDSPAPIGEAYRDLAVRRFEYYAEAKEWTWSTYGEYLDFMGRHGVGINIAGLVGHGSVRLAVMGFEERPPRTEELRAMKAHADEAMRAGAFGMSTGLVYPPGCFAATDEIVDLAKVVARHGGFYASHIRGERETIVEAVRECIEIGERAGCPVQISHNNPKYGGLSKSGEIHALWEAARARGVDVLADNDAHTDFGPPLSHALPQWTQKLTTDELVAMLRDPAKREALRAETKADKRPGAGYVGLLVHEQFDRIWLLRCPSDPTKEGMTIARLAERRGVDPWTAFFDEIVEERDRAVGLFDYMDLEEIKGTLKHPLVMICSDGWVAPKDQRTSPTAPYQPCTYGEFPGVLERFVVKEPVLRLEEAIHKMTGLPAARLGIQDRGLIREGFWADLVVFDLMRLRDRATNLWPHAHPFENYPHGFPEGMETVLVNGQPAVDEGRPTAVLAGKVLRRGEWRARQASAFASQPR; translated from the coding sequence GCCGGGATTCATCGACATCCACACGCACAGCGACGTCGGAATCCTCGTCGAGCCGACGGCGGAGTGCGCGGTCCGCCAAGGCGTGACGACGCACGTGATCGGGAATTGCGGCGACTCGCCCGCCCCGATCGGGGAGGCGTACCGCGACCTCGCAGTACGGCGCTTCGAGTACTACGCCGAGGCGAAAGAGTGGACCTGGTCGACGTACGGCGAGTATCTCGATTTCATGGGGCGCCACGGCGTCGGCATCAACATCGCGGGGCTCGTCGGGCACGGGAGTGTGCGGCTAGCGGTGATGGGCTTCGAGGAGAGGCCACCGAGGACGGAGGAACTGCGCGCGATGAAAGCCCACGCGGACGAAGCGATGCGCGCGGGGGCGTTCGGCATGAGCACGGGCCTCGTTTACCCGCCCGGATGCTTCGCGGCGACGGACGAAATCGTCGACCTCGCGAAGGTCGTCGCCCGCCACGGAGGCTTCTACGCGTCACACATCCGCGGGGAACGAGAGACGATCGTTGAGGCGGTCCGGGAGTGCATCGAGATCGGAGAGCGCGCGGGTTGCCCCGTCCAGATCAGCCACAACAATCCGAAGTACGGCGGCCTCAGCAAGTCCGGAGAAATCCATGCGCTGTGGGAGGCGGCGCGGGCGCGCGGCGTCGACGTCCTTGCGGACAACGACGCGCACACGGACTTCGGTCCTCCACTGAGCCACGCGCTCCCCCAGTGGACGCAGAAGCTCACGACGGACGAGCTCGTCGCGATGTTGCGGGACCCCGCGAAGCGGGAGGCGCTCAGGGCGGAGACGAAGGCGGACAAGCGTCCCGGCGCCGGATACGTCGGCCTGTTGGTCCACGAACAATTCGACCGGATCTGGCTCTTGCGGTGTCCGAGCGATCCGACGAAGGAAGGCATGACGATCGCGCGACTCGCCGAGCGGCGTGGCGTGGACCCGTGGACCGCGTTCTTTGACGAGATCGTCGAGGAGCGGGACCGTGCGGTGGGGTTGTTCGACTACATGGACCTCGAGGAGATCAAGGGGACGCTGAAACATCCTCTCGTCATGATTTGTTCGGACGGCTGGGTCGCGCCGAAAGACCAGCGGACCTCGCCGACGGCGCCCTACCAGCCGTGCACGTACGGCGAGTTTCCGGGCGTCCTCGAGCGGTTCGTCGTCAAGGAGCCGGTCTTGCGCCTCGAGGAGGCGATCCACAAGATGACGGGCTTACCCGCCGCCCGGCTCGGAATCCAAGACCGCGGGCTCATCCGCGAAGGGTTTTGGGCAGACCTCGTCGTCTTCGACCTGATGCGTCTCCGAGATCGGGCGACAAACCTCTGGCCCCACGCCCATCCGTTCGAAAACTATCCGCACGGCTTTCCGGAGGGCATGGAAACGGTCCTCGTGAACGGGCAGCCAGCCGTGGATGAAGGCAGGCCGACGGCCGTCCTTGCGGGCAAGGTCCTGCGGCGCGGCGAGTGGCGGGCGCGTCAAGCTTCCGCCTTCGCGTCTCAGCCTCGATAA
- a CDS encoding Rab family GTPase, translating into MELSGVLKAKICLIGEAAVGKTSLIRRYVEDAFDDRYISTLGSKVSVKRIWLTQKKDPSKQLEVQLSIWDLIGERSYLETLHQEYLRGAQGLIAVCDVTRYSTFEALDEWIRRSLLISGEVPLAVVVNKADLKDQVMVLYDADEPRQKAERYGGFATWASAKSGENVNPIFGRLALDVVRKIATADAV; encoded by the coding sequence GTGGAGCTCAGCGGAGTCCTGAAGGCGAAAATCTGCCTGATTGGCGAAGCCGCGGTCGGCAAGACCTCCCTGATCCGCCGATACGTCGAAGACGCGTTCGACGACCGCTACATCTCGACGCTGGGAAGCAAGGTGAGCGTCAAGAGGATCTGGCTCACGCAGAAGAAGGATCCGTCGAAGCAACTCGAGGTCCAGCTGAGCATCTGGGACTTGATCGGCGAGCGATCGTACTTGGAGACCCTCCATCAGGAGTACCTGCGCGGCGCGCAGGGCCTCATCGCGGTCTGCGACGTGACGCGCTACTCGACCTTCGAGGCGCTCGACGAGTGGATCCGACGGTCGCTCTTGATCAGCGGAGAGGTCCCGCTTGCGGTCGTCGTGAACAAGGCGGACCTCAAGGACCAAGTCATGGTCCTCTACGACGCGGACGAGCCGCGGCAGAAGGCGGAGAGGTACGGCGGGTTCGCGACGTGGGCCAGCGCCAAGAGCGGGGAGAACGTGAATCCGATCTTCGGACGCCTTGCGCTGGACGTCGTGCGTAAGATCGCAACGGCGGATGCGGTCTGA
- a CDS encoding ABC transporter permease has protein sequence MRTPRGFHRWVGANLRMFLRDRATLVWAILFPIIFMGLLGLGFGRADPVRFHVGIMDDDRTAWSTALWTTFANKSLPFQVANYTSQDAGLSAVKGGTLDIFVIVPAGFGAFMDSERNGTGDPNGSFALIAYWGIDEQGSGQVAFQAVREVSATFFERFVAARTTLDVSAEAVNAQSLDYIDFLAPGITAMAIMQSGVYGLALFIVSSREKRILKRLHATPAGAAYILAGRIVPALLISLVQLGLLLSLAVFAFGVHIVGNIVILIVAALFGAFVFISLGFFVSSVSRSADSAENLTGLVTFPMFFLGGVFIPIERLPDAVQVIAYMMPLTYFSDALRAVMIRGAGFAEIAVDLGVLGLFAAAVFALAVKLFRWE, from the coding sequence ATGAGGACGCCCCGCGGATTCCACCGGTGGGTCGGCGCAAACCTGCGGATGTTCCTCCGGGACCGCGCGACCCTCGTCTGGGCGATCCTGTTTCCGATCATCTTCATGGGCCTCCTCGGCCTCGGGTTCGGCCGCGCGGACCCCGTTCGGTTCCACGTCGGCATCATGGATGACGACCGGACCGCGTGGTCGACGGCCCTCTGGACCACCTTCGCGAACAAGTCCCTCCCGTTCCAAGTCGCCAACTACACGAGTCAGGATGCGGGGCTCTCGGCGGTCAAAGGCGGCACGCTCGATATCTTCGTCATCGTGCCTGCAGGCTTCGGCGCCTTCATGGACAGCGAGAGAAACGGCACGGGGGACCCAAACGGGAGCTTCGCGCTGATCGCATACTGGGGGATCGACGAGCAAGGCTCCGGCCAGGTCGCCTTCCAAGCGGTGCGCGAGGTCTCTGCCACGTTCTTCGAACGGTTCGTTGCCGCCCGGACGACCCTCGACGTGTCGGCCGAGGCGGTGAACGCCCAGTCGCTCGACTACATCGATTTCCTCGCGCCCGGCATTACCGCGATGGCGATCATGCAGAGCGGGGTGTACGGCCTCGCCCTGTTCATCGTGTCGTCGCGAGAGAAGCGCATCCTGAAGCGGCTTCACGCGACGCCGGCGGGCGCGGCCTACATCCTCGCGGGGCGCATCGTCCCCGCGCTGCTGATCAGCCTCGTGCAGCTCGGCCTGCTGCTCTCCCTCGCCGTCTTCGCCTTCGGCGTGCACATCGTCGGGAACATCGTCATCCTGATCGTCGCCGCGTTGTTCGGCGCGTTCGTGTTCATCTCCCTCGGGTTCTTCGTGTCGTCCGTCTCGAGGAGCGCGGACAGCGCGGAGAACCTCACGGGCCTCGTGACGTTCCCGATGTTCTTCCTCGGCGGAGTGTTCATCCCGATCGAGAGGCTCCCCGATGCCGTCCAGGTCATCGCGTACATGATGCCGCTCACGTACTTCTCCGACGCCCTGCGCGCCGTCATGATCCGCGGCGCCGGGTTCGCGGAGATCGCGGTCGACCTCGGGGTCCTCGGGCTCTTCGCCGCGGCCGTCTTCGCCCTCGCGGTGAAGTTGTTCCGGTGGGAGTGA
- a CDS encoding ABC transporter ATP-binding protein — MADIVTVRDLTKSYGDLRAVDGISFSVGKGEVFGLVGPNGAGKTTTWEILEGLRKADRGEIRVAGLDLRTDRRKIRERIGVQLQATALFERLTARETLEVFGGMYPRSLSAHALLTLVNLEEKADEWTEKLSGGQKQRLAVALALVNDPELVFLDEPTTGLDPQARRSLWDVIAKLRDRGKTIMLTTHYMEEAERLCHRVGVMDHGKLLALDEPEHLIHNLEQRDAVEFAADGDSSAFGTLPGVEEMNVEDGRVTLYTRQLETTLTAVFEYARNRGMGIEDFHVRNASLEDVFLQLTGRRIRE, encoded by the coding sequence ATGGCCGACATCGTGACCGTGCGCGACCTGACGAAGTCGTACGGCGATCTTCGCGCCGTCGACGGCATCTCGTTCTCGGTCGGCAAGGGCGAGGTCTTCGGGCTCGTCGGCCCGAACGGGGCCGGCAAGACGACGACGTGGGAGATCCTCGAAGGCCTTCGTAAGGCGGACCGGGGCGAGATCCGGGTGGCGGGCCTCGACCTCCGCACGGATCGTCGCAAGATCCGTGAGCGCATCGGCGTGCAGCTCCAAGCGACCGCGCTCTTCGAACGCCTCACGGCGCGGGAAACGCTCGAGGTCTTCGGGGGAATGTATCCGCGAAGTCTGTCCGCGCACGCGCTGCTGACCCTCGTCAACCTAGAGGAGAAGGCGGACGAGTGGACGGAGAAGCTGTCCGGAGGCCAGAAGCAGCGGCTCGCGGTCGCCCTCGCCCTCGTCAACGATCCGGAGCTCGTGTTCCTCGATGAGCCGACGACGGGCCTCGACCCGCAGGCGCGGCGCAGCCTCTGGGACGTCATCGCGAAACTTCGAGACAGGGGGAAGACGATCATGCTCACGACGCACTACATGGAAGAGGCGGAGCGGCTCTGCCATCGAGTCGGCGTCATGGACCACGGGAAGCTCCTCGCGCTCGACGAACCCGAGCACCTCATCCACAACCTCGAGCAGCGCGATGCGGTCGAGTTCGCCGCCGACGGGGACTCGTCCGCGTTCGGGACGCTGCCCGGCGTCGAGGAGATGAACGTCGAGGACGGCCGCGTGACGCTGTACACGCGACAGCTCGAGACGACGCTCACCGCCGTGTTCGAGTACGCGCGGAATCGCGGCATGGGCATCGAGGACTTCCACGTGCGGAACGCGTCCCTCGAGGACGTCTTCCTGCAGCTCACGGGGAGGCGGATCCGCGAATGA
- a CDS encoding type 1 glutamine amidotransferase domain-containing protein, translating into MTLGGKRIVEFAEDGYEDLELWVPYYRLIEEGAEVVLAGHEKRTYNSKHGYPCEVDAAASDLHPKDFDAVVIPGGVAGPDKMRRHKEILDFVRAMDDDGRVVAAICHAAWVPISAGIVKGRQMTSYASVRDDCSNAGAKWVDKECVVDGNLITSRFPDDLPAFCRAIVSALSK; encoded by the coding sequence ATGACGCTGGGTGGCAAGCGGATCGTCGAGTTCGCGGAGGACGGCTACGAGGACCTCGAGCTCTGGGTGCCGTACTACCGTTTGATCGAGGAAGGTGCGGAGGTCGTCCTCGCGGGGCACGAGAAGCGGACGTACAACTCGAAGCACGGGTACCCGTGCGAGGTCGACGCGGCGGCCTCGGACCTCCATCCGAAAGACTTCGACGCCGTCGTCATCCCGGGCGGCGTCGCAGGACCCGACAAGATGCGGCGGCACAAGGAGATCCTCGACTTCGTCCGAGCGATGGACGACGACGGCAGGGTCGTGGCGGCGATCTGCCACGCGGCCTGGGTGCCGATCAGCGCCGGGATCGTGAAGGGCCGGCAGATGACGTCCTACGCCAGCGTCCGGGACGACTGCAGCAACGCGGGCGCGAAGTGGGTCGACAAGGAGTGTGTGGTCGACGGAAACCTCATCACGTCTCGGTTCCCCGATGACCTGCCGGCCTTCTGTCGCGCGATCGTCTCGGCGTTGTCGAAGTGA
- a CDS encoding pyridoxal phosphate-dependent aminotransferase produces MTSKDNFEFAHEHRTQVAWMSQNTNTLPVHPAILEAIRRGVDEREFNLYPRKAGVFGLPEAIREDLGLDEADMILTNGGIEGEYIATRALLKPGDEALSTDPAFLPIHDQVAMAGARAIEADIYRKPYILTPDLALESLTPATKMLLMIDPNNPLGSGYARSQVKGLAEIASDHGLWLIDDITYRDFNADHVLATDFYPEKALLSYSFSKGPGLAGMRIGAILGSPDAILALRKYDTNVLGVNVLAQRAALAALRSKSEWLPEVRRVVERNQETIRRSVAKVDGASLPVFPSKANMFVIDLAPTGVNPETVEERLLFDHYVHTRAGSYLSKKHGGKFLRVSFTVSEADCKRFADAFLAVVDELAA; encoded by the coding sequence ATGACGTCGAAGGACAACTTCGAGTTCGCCCACGAACACCGGACGCAGGTGGCGTGGATGTCGCAGAACACGAACACGCTCCCCGTCCACCCGGCGATCCTGGAGGCGATCCGCCGAGGCGTCGACGAGAGGGAGTTCAACCTCTATCCGCGGAAAGCCGGGGTCTTCGGGCTTCCGGAGGCGATCAGGGAGGATCTCGGCCTCGACGAGGCCGACATGATCCTCACGAACGGCGGGATCGAGGGGGAGTACATCGCGACCCGGGCCCTCCTGAAGCCGGGCGACGAGGCCCTGTCGACCGACCCTGCATTCCTGCCGATCCACGACCAGGTCGCGATGGCGGGCGCGCGGGCGATCGAGGCGGACATCTACCGCAAACCGTACATCCTCACGCCGGACCTCGCCCTCGAATCGCTGACGCCCGCGACGAAGATGCTCCTGATGATCGACCCGAACAACCCGCTCGGCTCCGGCTACGCGCGCTCGCAGGTGAAGGGCCTCGCCGAGATCGCGAGCGACCACGGCCTCTGGCTCATTGACGACATCACGTACCGGGACTTCAACGCGGATCACGTCCTCGCGACGGACTTCTATCCGGAGAAGGCTCTCCTGTCGTATTCGTTCAGCAAGGGGCCCGGCCTCGCGGGCATGCGGATCGGCGCGATCCTCGGATCGCCGGACGCGATTCTGGCGCTCCGGAAGTACGACACGAACGTCCTCGGCGTGAACGTGCTCGCGCAACGAGCGGCGCTCGCGGCCCTCCGCTCGAAGAGCGAATGGCTCCCCGAGGTGCGGCGGGTGGTCGAGCGCAATCAAGAGACGATCCGACGGTCCGTCGCGAAGGTCGACGGTGCCTCGCTCCCGGTCTTCCCGTCGAAGGCGAACATGTTCGTCATCGACCTCGCGCCGACGGGCGTGAATCCAGAAACCGTCGAGGAGCGCCTGCTGTTCGACCATTACGTGCACACGCGTGCGGGATCGTACCTCTCGAAGAAGCACGGCGGCAAATTCCTCCGCGTCTCCTTCACGGTCTCGGAGGCGGACTGCAAGCGCTTCGCCGACGCCTTCCTGGCCGTCGTGGACGAACTCGCCGCGTGA